Proteins found in one Streptococcus anginosus subsp. whileyi MAS624 genomic segment:
- a CDS encoding PhoH family protein — MQEHSVEITLQHPDDAFHLFGSNERHLRLMEQELQVTIHARTEVVQIIGSEAACEETRQVLQALLVLVNRGMTIGTPDVVTAITMVKNGEIDKFVALYEEEIIKDSYGKPIRVKTLGQKIYVDSIKNHDVVFGIGPAGTGKTFLAVTLAVTALKRGQVKRIILTRPAVEAGESLGFLPGDLKEKVDPYLRPVYDALYQILGKDQTTRLMEREIIEIAPLAYMRGRTLDDAFVILDEAQNTTIMQMKMFLTRLGFNSKMIVNGDISQIDLPKNSKSGLIDATEKLKNIKQIDFVYLSAKDVVRHPVVAEIIQAYEHSTEVVHHHFSKEENSSLTNSKIVGEPAKELEDDEGISLD; from the coding sequence TTGCAAGAACATTCAGTAGAAATTACCTTACAGCATCCCGATGATGCTTTTCATCTTTTTGGTTCCAATGAACGTCACTTGCGTTTAATGGAACAGGAGTTACAGGTAACCATTCATGCAAGGACGGAGGTTGTCCAGATTATCGGTAGCGAAGCAGCTTGTGAGGAGACTCGCCAGGTGCTTCAAGCTCTGCTAGTTTTGGTGAATCGCGGTATGACGATTGGGACGCCAGATGTAGTGACGGCTATTACCATGGTCAAAAATGGTGAAATTGATAAGTTTGTGGCTCTGTATGAGGAAGAGATTATCAAAGATTCTTATGGCAAGCCCATTCGAGTTAAGACTTTAGGGCAGAAAATTTATGTTGATAGCATTAAGAACCATGATGTTGTCTTTGGGATTGGACCAGCAGGGACAGGGAAGACCTTTTTAGCGGTGACCTTGGCAGTGACAGCACTCAAACGCGGTCAGGTCAAGCGAATTATTTTGACTCGTCCGGCGGTTGAAGCTGGTGAGAGTCTAGGATTTTTACCAGGGGATCTAAAAGAAAAAGTAGACCCTTATCTACGACCAGTTTACGATGCATTGTATCAGATTTTAGGCAAGGATCAAACAACGCGCCTTATGGAGCGAGAAATCATAGAGATAGCCCCCTTGGCTTACATGCGTGGACGAACATTAGATGACGCTTTTGTTATCTTAGATGAAGCGCAAAATACGACTATTATGCAGATGAAGATGTTTTTGACACGACTTGGTTTTAATTCAAAGATGATTGTCAATGGGGATATTAGCCAGATTGACTTGCCGAAGAATAGTAAATCAGGTCTCATTGATGCGACAGAGAAATTGAAAAATATCAAGCAAATTGATTTTGTTTACCTGTCAGCCAAGGACGTTGTGCGTCATCCTGTGGTTGCAGAGATTATCCAAGCCTATGAACATTCTACTGAAGTGGTGCATCATCATTTTTCTAAAGAAGAAAATTCAAGTTTGACCAATTCCAAAATCGTCGGCGAGCCAGCCAAGGAGTTGGAAGATGATGAAGGAATATCTCTTGACTAA
- a CDS encoding dihydroorotate dehydrogenase has protein sequence MSKNRLAVSLPGLELKNPIIPTSGCFGFGQEYAKYYDLDVLGSIMIKASTQNPRFGNSTPRVAETPAGMLNAIGLQNPGVDVVLAEKLPWLAQHYPNLPIIANVAGFSNEEYAFVAGKISQASNVKAIELNISCPNVDHGNGGLLIGQVPDLAYNATKAAVEASSVPVYVKLTPSVADITEISKAVEAAGATGFTMINTLVGMRFDLKSRKSILANGTGGMSGPAVFPVALKLIRQVAQSSSLPIIGMGGVDSAEAAIEMFIAGASAIGVGTANFTDPHACPNIIENLPKVMDKYGIESLESLRAEVKENLLA, from the coding sequence ATGTCGAAAAATCGTTTAGCAGTTTCTCTTCCGGGTTTGGAACTGAAAAATCCAATTATTCCAACTTCGGGTTGTTTTGGTTTTGGTCAGGAATATGCCAAATATTATGATCTGGATGTGCTTGGCTCAATCATGATTAAAGCAAGCACGCAGAATCCTCGTTTTGGCAATTCGACACCGCGTGTGGCGGAAACACCAGCTGGTATGCTCAATGCTATTGGTTTGCAAAATCCTGGTGTAGATGTGGTGTTAGCAGAAAAGCTTCCTTGGCTGGCTCAACATTATCCTAATCTGCCGATTATTGCTAATGTTGCTGGATTTTCCAATGAAGAATATGCTTTTGTCGCAGGAAAAATTTCTCAAGCATCAAACGTCAAGGCGATTGAACTCAATATTTCCTGTCCCAATGTAGATCATGGCAATGGAGGATTATTGATTGGGCAGGTGCCAGATTTGGCTTACAATGCTACGAAAGCAGCAGTTGAAGCTTCTAGTGTGCCGGTATATGTCAAATTAACGCCAAGTGTAGCAGACATTACCGAAATTTCTAAAGCTGTAGAAGCTGCAGGAGCAACAGGATTTACCATGATTAACACCTTAGTTGGTATGCGATTTGATTTGAAAAGTAGAAAATCGATTCTCGCAAATGGAACGGGCGGTATGTCAGGTCCTGCTGTTTTTCCCGTTGCCTTGAAGTTAATTCGTCAGGTAGCCCAATCCAGCAGTTTGCCAATCATTGGTATGGGTGGAGTAGATTCAGCAGAAGCAGCCATTGAAATGTTTATTGCGGGAGCATCAGCTATTGGTGTTGGCACGGCAAATTTCACTGACCCTCACGCTTGTCCTAATATCATTGAGAACCTACCTAAAGTTATGGATAAGTATGGCATTGAAAGTTTGGAAAGTCTGCGAGCAGAAGTCAAGGAAAATTTGCTTGCTTAA
- a CDS encoding GNAT family N-acetyltransferase, whose protein sequence is MIDQLSKYYSCRILTEKDIPSILSLYESNPLYFQYCPPAPNLASIKEDMLRLPEGKAKADKFYVGFWNNSKLVAVMDFVYAYPDEETIFIGLFMVDQAYQGKGIGGQIVTEALAYFANNFRKARLAYVKGNPQSQHFWEKQGFKPIGCEVKQALYTVVIVEQSLGD, encoded by the coding sequence ATGATTGACCAACTATCTAAGTATTACAGTTGTAGAATACTAACTGAAAAGGATATTCCAAGTATTTTATCTTTATATGAAAGCAATCCTCTATATTTTCAGTATTGTCCACCAGCGCCAAATTTGGCAAGTATAAAAGAGGACATGCTTCGTCTACCTGAGGGTAAAGCTAAGGCTGATAAGTTTTATGTTGGCTTTTGGAATAATTCTAAGCTTGTGGCTGTTATGGATTTTGTTTATGCATATCCTGATGAGGAGACTATTTTTATTGGTTTGTTCATGGTTGATCAAGCCTATCAGGGGAAAGGAATTGGCGGTCAGATTGTGACAGAAGCGCTAGCTTATTTTGCTAACAACTTTCGAAAAGCACGTTTGGCTTATGTCAAGGGGAATCCTCAATCTCAGCATTTTTGGGAAAAGCAGGGCTTTAAACCAATTGGATGCGAGGTTAAGCAAGCACTCTATACGGTTGTTATCGTTGAACAGAGCTTAGGAGATTAG
- a CDS encoding inorganic diphosphatase, with protein sequence MVRKIYRAIIDRPIGYQDSFGNRYPINYGYIPDLFAGDGEEQDVYIISEKIREPLESFEGELIAVIHRQDDVEDKWVLTSTNENITIEDIKEKTYFLEQYFVSTIELL encoded by the coding sequence ATGGTTAGAAAAATCTATCGAGCAATCATTGACAGACCGATAGGTTATCAAGATAGTTTTGGAAATCGTTATCCTATCAACTATGGTTATATTCCGGATTTATTTGCTGGAGACGGCGAAGAACAAGATGTTTATATCATTTCGGAAAAAATACGAGAACCTTTGGAATCTTTTGAAGGAGAATTGATTGCTGTTATTCACCGACAAGATGATGTGGAGGATAAGTGGGTACTGACCTCTACAAATGAGAATATTACCATAGAAGATATTAAAGAAAAGACATATTTTTTGGAACAATATTTTGTTTCCACTATTGAATTATTGTAA
- a CDS encoding IS30 family transposase: protein MSYFHLTITDRIKIETYLELGLKPCQIASKLGVHKSTISRELRRCQNGYSAALAQEQYDHRAKQKGRKSRLTPTLKKEIEDGLKSSWSPEQICGRYQLEQRPMVAFKTIYNWLYAGLIALDLSVLRRKGKTRQPKETRGRFRIGTSIAKRPKEVRNRETFGHWELDTVVSSRGKSKGCLATFLERKTRFYLAFKIPDRTAKSMFSAIEQLYKLFPKEALKTFTSDRGKEFACYPLVENLGISFFFADAYSSWQRGSNENANGLLREYFPKKTDLAAISDEALNKALYDINHRPRKCLAYRTACEALVDEYE from the coding sequence ATGAGCTACTTCCATCTTACCATAACCGACCGAATAAAGATAGAAACCTACTTGGAATTAGGTTTGAAACCTTGCCAAATTGCAAGTAAACTTGGCGTCCATAAGTCTACCATTTCAAGAGAGTTAAGACGATGCCAAAATGGTTACTCCGCAGCCCTAGCACAGGAACAGTATGACCACAGGGCTAAGCAAAAAGGTCGGAAGTCTCGTTTGACACCAACGTTGAAAAAGGAAATTGAGGACGGTTTAAAATCCTCCTGGTCGCCTGAACAGATTTGTGGCCGCTATCAGCTTGAACAAAGGCCGATGGTAGCTTTTAAAACAATCTATAACTGGCTCTATGCTGGTTTGATTGCTCTGGATTTGAGTGTCCTTCGTCGTAAAGGAAAAACTCGACAACCTAAAGAAACACGTGGAAGATTTAGGATTGGCACATCGATTGCCAAACGTCCTAAAGAGGTCAGGAATCGTGAGACCTTTGGTCACTGGGAGCTCGATACTGTGGTGTCTTCCAGAGGCAAAAGCAAGGGCTGTTTAGCGACCTTTCTGGAGCGAAAAACGCGCTTTTACTTAGCTTTCAAGATACCAGACAGAACAGCCAAATCCATGTTTTCAGCCATCGAACAACTTTATAAGCTATTTCCAAAAGAGGCTCTTAAAACCTTCACTTCAGATAGGGGAAAAGAGTTTGCCTGCTATCCTCTGGTAGAGAATTTAGGAATTTCCTTTTTCTTTGCGGACGCCTATTCATCCTGGCAGAGAGGAAGCAATGAAAACGCCAATGGCTTACTAAGAGAATATTTTCCAAAGAAAACAGATTTAGCCGCTATCTCTGATGAGGCTTTGAACAAGGCCTTATATGATATCAATCACCGACCACGAAAATGTTTAGCTTACAGAACTGCTTGTGAAGCTCTAGTGGATGAGTACGAGTAA
- the pyrF gene encoding orotidine-5'-phosphate decarboxylase translates to MREERPIIALDFPSFDDVKEFLEHFPEDEKLYVKIGMEFFYAIGPEIVHYLKGLGHSIFLDLKLHDIPNTVRSAMSVLRTFGIDMVTVHAAGGVEMMREAKKVLGDQAKLVAVTQLTSTSEEDMRDCQNIQTTVSESVVNYACKAKEAGLDGVVCSAQEVKLIKAATSEDFLCVTPGIRPAGSEIGDQKRVMTPQEAHQIGSDYIVVGRPITRATDPVAAYRAIKAEWVNG, encoded by the coding sequence ATGCGTGAAGAACGTCCTATTATTGCCCTTGATTTTCCGTCATTTGATGATGTCAAGGAGTTTTTAGAGCATTTTCCAGAAGACGAAAAGTTATATGTCAAAATCGGTATGGAATTTTTCTATGCCATTGGTCCGGAAATTGTGCATTATCTGAAAGGTTTGGGACACAGCATTTTCCTAGATTTGAAATTGCACGACATTCCAAATACAGTACGCTCTGCCATGTCAGTTTTGAGAACCTTTGGGATTGATATGGTGACGGTTCATGCGGCAGGTGGCGTGGAAATGATGCGAGAAGCCAAGAAGGTTTTAGGTGATCAAGCAAAGCTCGTAGCAGTGACCCAGTTGACTTCTACCAGTGAGGAAGATATGAGAGATTGCCAAAATATCCAAACAACTGTTTCAGAATCTGTTGTCAACTATGCCTGCAAAGCTAAGGAAGCTGGACTGGACGGAGTTGTTTGTTCGGCTCAGGAGGTTAAGCTGATTAAAGCCGCAACATCAGAAGATTTTCTGTGCGTTACTCCAGGTATTCGACCAGCTGGTTCTGAAATCGGAGATCAAAAACGGGTTATGACGCCGCAAGAAGCTCATCAAATTGGTAGTGATTACATTGTGGTTGGGCGTCCAATCACACGAGCAACTGATCCAGTAGCTGCTTACCGAGCTATAAAGGCGGAATGGGTGAATGGTTAG
- the pyrE gene encoding orotate phosphoribosyltransferase → MTLAKDIARDLLKIEAVYLKPEEPFTWASGIKSPIYTDNRVTLAYPETRTLIENGFVEKIKAEFPEVEVIAGTATAGIPHGAIIADKMNLPFAYIRSKPKDHGAGNQIEGRVKSGQKMVVVEDLISTGGSVLDAVAAAKREGADVIGVVAIFTYELPRAEKNFSDAGVKLVTLSNYTELINLAEQEGYVSAEGLALLEKFKHDQENWQG, encoded by the coding sequence ATGACTTTAGCAAAAGATATTGCCCGTGACTTACTGAAAATTGAGGCTGTTTACTTGAAACCGGAAGAACCTTTCACTTGGGCGAGCGGTATTAAGTCTCCAATCTACACAGACAATCGTGTGACCTTAGCCTATCCGGAAACGCGAACCTTGATTGAAAATGGTTTTGTAGAGAAAATCAAGGCTGAATTTCCAGAAGTAGAAGTGATTGCTGGAACAGCGACAGCGGGTATTCCTCATGGTGCTATTATTGCAGACAAGATGAATCTGCCCTTTGCCTATATTCGTAGTAAACCAAAAGATCATGGGGCTGGAAATCAGATTGAAGGTCGGGTAAAATCAGGTCAAAAAATGGTCGTGGTTGAGGATTTGATTTCAACTGGTGGTTCTGTTTTGGATGCCGTTGCTGCAGCAAAGCGAGAAGGTGCAGATGTCATTGGAGTGGTGGCTATTTTCACTTATGAATTACCTAGAGCAGAAAAGAATTTTTCAGATGCAGGTGTGAAATTAGTAACCTTATCTAACTACACTGAATTGATCAATCTGGCAGAACAAGAAGGTTATGTTTCAGCAGAAGGATTGGCTCTACTTGAGAAATTTAAACATGACCAAGAAAATTGGCAGGGATAA
- a CDS encoding dihydroorotate dehydrogenase electron transfer subunit codes for MTSSSCKKRLGKIMLEKMNIVHQEEIAPRIFAMDLQGEMVIQIKAGQFLHIRVPDDTKLLRRPISISEIDKERKICRIIYRIEGAGTEIFSKLQKGFQLDVMGPQGNGFDLSGLDIEDTALIIGGGIGVPPLLQVAKELHSKGVKVTSVLGFATKAAVILEEEMKKYGRVIVTTDDGSYGRKGYVSSVVNELPESFTAVYACGAPGMLKYVDETFRSHPRAYISMESRMACGMGACYACVLHVAGEDRSVNKRVCEDGPVFETGTVLV; via the coding sequence ATGACAAGCAGCTCATGCAAGAAGAGACTCGGAAAAATCATGTTGGAGAAGATGAACATTGTGCATCAAGAGGAAATTGCTCCGCGAATTTTTGCTATGGATTTACAAGGGGAAATGGTTATCCAGATAAAGGCTGGGCAGTTTCTACATATTCGAGTCCCAGATGATACGAAGCTTCTACGGCGACCTATTTCAATTTCGGAGATTGATAAAGAGAGAAAAATCTGTCGGATTATTTACAGGATAGAAGGAGCAGGCACAGAAATTTTTTCTAAATTGCAGAAGGGTTTTCAGTTGGATGTCATGGGCCCTCAAGGAAATGGGTTTGATTTATCTGGTTTGGACATTGAAGATACAGCCTTAATCATAGGAGGCGGTATTGGTGTTCCGCCCTTGCTGCAGGTAGCAAAAGAATTACATAGCAAAGGGGTCAAGGTCACTTCAGTTCTTGGATTTGCAACAAAAGCCGCCGTTATTTTGGAAGAAGAGATGAAAAAATACGGTCGTGTCATCGTAACAACAGATGACGGCTCTTATGGTCGCAAAGGCTATGTTTCCTCTGTTGTGAATGAGTTGCCAGAAAGTTTTACTGCGGTTTATGCTTGCGGTGCCCCTGGTATGCTCAAATATGTTGATGAAACATTTCGTAGTCATCCACGAGCTTACATTTCTATGGAGTCACGAATGGCTTGTGGAATGGGGGCTTGCTATGCTTGCGTACTTCATGTGGCTGGTGAGGATCGATCAGTCAATAAGCGTGTCTGTGAAGACGGTCCAGTTTTTGAGACGGGCACAGTCTTGGTGTAG
- the ald gene encoding alanine dehydrogenase, which produces MLIGIPKEIKNNENRVALTPAGVHSLVQKGHQVLVETKAGLGSGFTDADYKAQGATIVTTAAEAWTADLVVKVKEPLAAEYGFLRDDLLLFTYLHMAAASELADAMIVGKTTGIAYETVRDQEGKLPLLVPMSEVAGRMAVQLGAHFLTKQEGGSGVLLGGVPGVPKGKVTIIGGGVVGTHAARIALGLGAQVTILDISAKRLSELEDLFGHQIQTLMSNSFNIAESVKEADVVIGAVLIPGAKAPKLVTDEMVSKMRSGSVIVDVAVDQGGVVATADRVTTHDEPVYEKHGVLHYAVANIPGAVARTSTLALTNVTLPYIEALADKGFEQAIADDWGLQQGVTTYKGYLTSRPVAEGLNRDYTDINDLV; this is translated from the coding sequence ATGTTAATCGGTATTCCAAAAGAAATTAAAAACAATGAGAATCGTGTTGCTTTAACACCAGCTGGCGTTCACAGTCTTGTCCAAAAAGGTCATCAGGTTTTGGTTGAAACCAAAGCTGGTCTTGGTTCTGGATTTACAGACGCTGACTACAAAGCACAGGGAGCGACAATTGTTACAACTGCAGCCGAAGCTTGGACAGCTGATCTAGTTGTCAAAGTCAAAGAGCCCTTAGCTGCTGAATACGGCTTCTTACGTGATGACCTCTTGCTTTTCACTTATCTGCACATGGCTGCTGCATCTGAATTAGCCGATGCGATGATTGTGGGCAAAACAACAGGGATTGCTTACGAAACCGTTCGTGACCAAGAAGGAAAACTCCCTCTGCTCGTTCCTATGAGTGAGGTCGCAGGGAGAATGGCTGTGCAGCTTGGAGCTCACTTTTTAACCAAACAAGAAGGCGGTTCTGGCGTGCTACTAGGCGGGGTTCCTGGTGTTCCTAAAGGAAAAGTCACTATCATCGGAGGTGGAGTTGTTGGGACACACGCAGCTCGCATCGCTTTAGGACTGGGAGCGCAGGTCACTATTCTTGATATCAGCGCTAAACGACTGTCAGAACTAGAAGACCTTTTTGGTCACCAAATCCAGACCCTTATGTCTAATTCTTTCAATATTGCTGAAAGTGTCAAAGAGGCCGATGTAGTGATTGGAGCAGTATTAATCCCTGGTGCCAAAGCTCCCAAGCTCGTTACTGATGAAATGGTCAGTAAAATGCGATCTGGATCTGTTATTGTGGATGTAGCCGTTGACCAAGGTGGAGTTGTTGCAACTGCTGATCGTGTAACCACTCACGATGAACCTGTCTATGAAAAACATGGTGTACTTCACTATGCCGTTGCCAACATCCCAGGTGCTGTTGCTCGCACATCAACTCTTGCTTTAACAAATGTAACACTTCCTTACATTGAAGCTTTGGCGGACAAAGGGTTTGAACAAGCTATTGCAGATGATTGGGGGCTACAACAAGGAGTGACTACTTATAAAGGTTATCTCACTAGCCGACCAGTTGCAGAAGGGCTCAATCGTGACTACACCGATATCAATGATTTAGTATAA
- a CDS encoding ASCH domain-containing protein: MNLIELSRKYPRAEVWAHPDEFPNLYDLTLRGVKQATSSWFEEYEKDKESLPKVGEVSIMLDRMENPSRALVMVTKEVLVRPFHQVTAEEAFLEGEGNRSLRDWQTIFGDYWRKTLPEEGLEFSESGLVVTEIFTVLEDYLLDNEENGRSK; the protein is encoded by the coding sequence ATGAATCTAATAGAACTAAGTAGGAAGTATCCTCGGGCAGAAGTTTGGGCACATCCAGATGAGTTTCCAAACTTATATGATTTAACATTGAGAGGAGTCAAGCAAGCGACAAGTTCTTGGTTTGAAGAGTATGAAAAAGACAAGGAATCGTTACCTAAAGTTGGAGAAGTCTCCATCATGCTAGATAGAATGGAGAATCCTAGTCGAGCCTTGGTCATGGTGACTAAAGAAGTTCTTGTCCGTCCCTTTCATCAAGTGACAGCAGAAGAAGCTTTTTTAGAAGGGGAAGGCAATCGTAGTTTAAGAGATTGGCAGACTATTTTTGGTGATTATTGGCGTAAAACCTTGCCAGAAGAAGGATTAGAATTTTCAGAGTCTGGTTTGGTTGTTACAGAAATTTTTACTGTTTTAGAAGATTATCTTTTAGACAATGAAGAAAACGGACGTAGCAAGTAA
- a CDS encoding glycosyltransferase family 39 protein — MLKMYSFFFSALQKIMLLIGLHWFFTAIIHLGTISSLALIGTVILVFLAYRYLENLKKCYHYLMKHKVAIMIAVIIFQLAMLLSAQLLIRRDAAVVFNGAFKYLKESSISSYLTRNPNNLFLFLYERFFYNIFGSSALWILQGLNIFYADITALILYKGMKKHVSKSAADMTFSLYVLLVGFSPYFYSMYTDICLLPLIALQIFLLFDLFELQWQDKRGLFIKTIGLGLISGLAVLIRPTVLIVIMAGFMLLFFKKEWKKFILIFFTFLLSFGMISLGGNYLKATQREVTLIQEKGLSKSPLLFIDLGLTFIGHDQEDMKEGLLQYIDVEQREQYNNGMFKQENVKKEIKRRLKEYSFFGFLNHLYYKHSLTVSEGTLGWLYRDVEYEKTPYISPLYPYTKKNPVAQFIRTYFLSVDKNEYWYYEIVKQVIWIVMSLGLVFALWKYRADDKLNMLSLAVFGGLLFLLIFEGGKTRYLIQFLPQIIILSALGLTKYLPDWLKSKKGEKIK, encoded by the coding sequence ATGCTAAAAATGTATTCTTTTTTCTTTTCGGCTTTGCAAAAAATTATGTTACTGATTGGCTTGCATTGGTTTTTTACTGCGATTATTCATCTAGGGACAATTTCAAGTCTTGCTTTGATTGGAACAGTCATACTAGTATTTCTAGCTTATCGTTATCTAGAAAATTTAAAAAAATGCTACCACTACCTGATGAAGCACAAAGTTGCTATTATGATAGCGGTAATTATATTTCAGTTAGCAATGCTTTTGTCTGCTCAGTTGCTGATTCGGCGAGATGCAGCAGTTGTTTTCAATGGTGCTTTCAAATATTTAAAAGAATCTTCTATTTCCAGCTATTTGACACGCAATCCGAATAATCTGTTTCTCTTTTTGTATGAGCGCTTTTTTTATAATATCTTTGGAAGTTCAGCTTTATGGATTTTGCAAGGGTTAAATATATTTTATGCCGATATAACGGCTCTCATTTTGTACAAGGGAATGAAAAAACATGTGAGCAAGTCTGCTGCTGATATGACATTTAGTTTGTATGTCTTGCTAGTTGGCTTTTCACCTTATTTTTATTCGATGTACACGGATATATGCCTTCTTCCGCTCATTGCTTTACAAATATTCTTACTTTTTGATTTATTTGAACTTCAATGGCAGGATAAGAGAGGACTCTTCATAAAGACAATCGGATTGGGCTTGATAAGTGGTCTTGCAGTTCTGATTCGACCAACTGTGTTGATTGTCATTATGGCAGGTTTTATGTTGCTATTTTTCAAAAAGGAATGGAAGAAATTTATTCTAATTTTTTTCACCTTTCTCTTATCGTTTGGCATGATTTCTCTCGGCGGAAACTATCTGAAAGCGACGCAAAGAGAAGTGACATTGATACAAGAGAAAGGATTGTCTAAAAGTCCTCTGCTCTTTATTGACTTAGGGTTGACTTTTATTGGACACGATCAAGAAGACATGAAAGAGGGGTTGCTTCAATACATTGATGTGGAACAGAGAGAACAGTATAATAATGGAATGTTTAAGCAAGAAAATGTAAAAAAAGAAATCAAACGACGTTTAAAAGAGTATTCATTTTTTGGATTTCTCAATCATCTTTACTATAAGCATTCATTAACTGTTTCAGAAGGAACTCTAGGCTGGTTGTATCGAGATGTGGAATATGAAAAAACGCCCTATATTTCTCCTCTTTATCCTTATACAAAAAAGAATCCTGTGGCGCAGTTTATCAGAACTTATTTTCTGAGTGTCGATAAGAATGAGTATTGGTATTATGAGATTGTGAAGCAGGTTATTTGGATTGTGATGAGTCTGGGTCTTGTTTTTGCCTTGTGGAAATATCGTGCAGATGATAAACTCAATATGCTCAGTCTTGCAGTCTTTGGTGGTTTGTTGTTTTTGCTCATTTTTGAAGGTGGAAAGACGCGGTATTTAATACAATTTTTACCGCAAATCATCATATTGTCTGCATTAGGATTGACTAAATATTTACCGGATTGGTTAAAAAGTAAGAAAGGAGAAAAGATAAAATGA
- a CDS encoding TfoX/Sxy family protein, with translation MASSKNYLEFVLEQLSGLDDVTYRSMMGEYILYFRGKIIGGIYDDRFLVKPVQAVLDKIDQPSFEFPYEGAKEMILVEDLDNKMFLEDLILAMYDQLPMPKPKKKKQI, from the coding sequence ATGGCATCAAGTAAGAACTATTTGGAATTTGTTTTGGAGCAATTATCAGGATTAGATGATGTGACTTACCGTTCCATGATGGGAGAGTATATTCTTTACTTCCGTGGCAAGATTATTGGCGGCATTTATGACGATCGCTTTTTAGTTAAACCCGTGCAAGCAGTCTTAGATAAGATTGACCAACCTTCTTTTGAGTTTCCATACGAAGGTGCCAAAGAAATGATTTTAGTGGAAGACCTTGATAATAAGATGTTTCTAGAAGATTTAATTTTAGCCATGTATGATCAATTGCCAATGCCCAAACCTAAAAAGAAAAAGCAAATATGA
- a CDS encoding GNAT family N-acetyltransferase: MESIYLKLAENRTLETDRLLLRPVTLDDAKDMFEYSSDEENTRYTFLPNKDLEETKNIIARLFISRPLGNWGIELKENGKLIGSIDLHKLDPVLKKVAIGYVIHKNYWNQGLATEALKEIIQLAFERLNMNMLVALHDVENPASGRVMEKAGMNFSHIDPYAALDLHKEGRISQRAYYRLTKEDYFKKY; the protein is encoded by the coding sequence ATGGAAAGTATTTATCTAAAGCTAGCTGAAAACCGAACTTTGGAAACAGATCGCCTGCTCTTGCGGCCTGTGACCTTAGATGATGCGAAGGATATGTTTGAATATTCCTCTGATGAAGAAAATACTCGCTACACTTTTTTACCTAATAAAGATTTGGAAGAAACTAAAAATATTATTGCTCGTTTATTTATTAGTCGACCGCTCGGAAATTGGGGAATTGAGTTAAAAGAAAATGGAAAACTGATTGGCAGCATTGACCTACACAAGCTAGATCCGGTCCTCAAAAAGGTGGCTATCGGCTATGTGATTCATAAGAATTACTGGAATCAGGGCTTGGCAACGGAAGCTTTGAAAGAAATAATCCAGCTGGCTTTTGAACGTTTGAATATGAATATGTTGGTGGCTCTCCATGATGTGGAAAATCCAGCTTCAGGACGAGTTATGGAAAAGGCTGGTATGAACTTTTCTCACATAGATCCGTATGCTGCCTTGGATTTACATAAAGAAGGTCGAATTTCTCAGAGAGCTTATTATCGTTTGACAAAGGAAGATTATTTTAAAAAATACTGA
- a CDS encoding YozE family protein has protein sequence MRKSFYTWLMTERNPKSKAPKAILADLVFHETNFPKHTDDFDEVSRYLEEHADFSFNLSDFDAIWEEYQAH, from the coding sequence ATGAGAAAATCGTTTTACACTTGGTTGATGACGGAACGAAATCCCAAAAGCAAAGCGCCTAAGGCGATTTTAGCAGACTTAGTGTTTCATGAAACAAATTTCCCTAAGCACACGGATGATTTTGATGAAGTTAGCCGTTATTTGGAAGAACATGCTGACTTTTCCTTTAATCTTAGCGATTTCGATGCGATTTGGGAAGAATATCAGGCTCATTAG